In the genome of Arabidopsis thaliana chromosome 4, partial sequence, the window TCCAATCATGTTTTCTCAATCATACAACGTTTTATGGAATCAACATctaaaatgtttgttttctcttaatGTCCTTCAATGGATTCACAGAATATAGGGCATTGTTCGAATTCCAGAAGGGTCTTTTGCTCAGAGGAAGTTGATCTATGAGCTCGGAATATTTTACGCAGCCATCTGTTTTCCGAGTGCATAAGCACAGATGTTTCTTTCTGGTCAAGcttttaattgttgtttcatCAGTTTTACTTCTACATTTTCTCTCTCACAGCTTTTATTAACTGAGCAATAAAAGTTTAAGAATCTgtaacctttttttctttttggctttgtaCTTCCTGAGTTGATGATTTCAACATTTACTGTGATGTTACTACTTTGGATTTTACAATCTATTGCCtatttttacattattttctttcttcttacaCAGCGTCTAACTCACTGATATAGGAAAACTTCAAGAAACAGTATCTAAACACCTAACGTCAATAACACTGTAACCAGGAAGCTTTTTCAAGGCATTATCCTCCACCATCTTCCGTAGTCTTACAGCTTCTTCCCAACCTCCCAATCCAACATAAGTATTTGCCAACGAGATGTAATAAGATGCATTGTCTGGTTCcatttcaaacaaaacttcTGCAACTTCTTTTCCCAACTTTGTATCCCCATGATAGTTGCAAGCGCTCAACAACGCTCCCCATACACCTGCTTTTTGTGGCTCACCAATCCCTGTGATGAACTCATAAGCTTCTCTCAGTTTCCCTGCCCGGCCAAGCATGTCAACAATCCAAACCCGATGCTCAGTAACTGGTTTAACCCCAAATTTTTCCTCCATTTGCTTGTAATAACTTAGACCTTCATCAATAAACCCAGAGTGGCTGCAAGCTGACAACAGGCTTATGAAACTGCTCTTGTTTGGTTCCATCTCTGAGTTACTACTCAGTTCCTTGAATAGCTCCATTGCCTTCTCTCCCATTCCATGGAATCCATGTGCAGAGATAACGGAGTTCCAAGCAGAAATTGAATTCACCCCCGAGTTTCTAAACACCTTCATGCCAGTTTCTAGCATCCCGCAGCTACTGTACATGTCCACAAGTGCTGCACTGACAAAAGGGTTAGCTTGAAACCCACGACGAATGAGATGACAATGTGCCTGCATACCATAGCTCGTTGACCCAAGCTGAGTCGACGCAGACAGAAGACCAACAAATGTGATCTCGTTTGGCTCTAACTTGAGGTTTCTGAAGAGTTGAAACACTTCTCGTCCAGCTTTGTTCTGAGACAAAGCTGATATCACACAGTTCCAAGAACACAAGTTAGGGTCAGAGATTAAGCCAAAAACCTTCACTGCACTCTCAATGTCTTTACATCTACCATACATGGTGATCAATGTATTCTGCAGTTGGGTGTCAAGTTCTCTTAGACTTTTAATAGCTAGACCATGAAAGCACCTTCCTTGTAAGACCAGTCCGAGGTTTCCACTAGCTGAAATAGTACCCAGGAGAGTAATCAAGTCATGACGAATTTTCCCTTCACGACTCATTGCTTGAAACGCTCTCAATGATTCTAAATGGTGACCACTTGATGCGCAGCCAGAGATTACAGAGTTCCAAGATGTGAGATCTCTTGTTTCGGACATCGTCTCTAACCGCAGGAATGCTGAAGTTAGGTCCCTGCAACCGATGTACATGTTTATAACTGAATTAGCTGAAAGCATATTATCCCCAAACCCTAGCTTTTGCAGCCAACAGTGGACTGATTTGCCAAAGATGAGAGAGTCAGAGGAATCACAAGACGTAAGAATTGCCAAGACAGTTGACAAGCTAAACTTTGAACAAGAATACTCACTGACAACTTCCTTGAACAGATTCTTAGCTTTGTGCGTAAAGCCGTTTTGCGAGAAAGCAGATATCATCGAGTTCCACGAAACCAAGTCTCGATGTGTTGTTGTCTTGAACAACAACTCAGCCTGAGTTGTTAAGCCACATTTACCATACATATCAATAACGCTGTTTATTACCTCTAATGCTCTGGATTGCATCTCCATGCGAACCGTATAACCATGAACTGCTCTTCCCTCTCGTGAAAAACTTAAATCACCACATATGGAAGTTATTGAAACCACAGTGGCGATATCAGGCTGAATCTTATCCACCGATTGCATTTGGTTCAAAATACCAAATGCTTCTTCAAACATTCCATTTGCAGCAAACCCATTAAGGATTGCGTTCGAAGAAATAACATCCCTGCACACTAATTCTTCAAACACAGTTTCCGCAGCCTCCGTGTCCCCGCATTTTGAGTACATCGAAATGATCGAGTTGCCCACAGAGACATGAGCTTCTGGACTATAACCTGATTTTATAACCAACCCGTGGAGTGATTCACCCAAAGTAAGTTCTTCAATAGAAGAGCAAGCTGAGATAACGCATGAAAAAGTCACAGTATCAGCTTCTTGTCCTGAACCAGTCATCGACTTGAAATATTGCAACGATTTCCTGGGATGACCATTTGCAAGACATTTAGTCATGATCGTGTTCCAAGAAACAATGTCTCGATGCTCCATATGCGTGAACACACACTCTGCGGAGCTCAAGTTCTCGCCTTTTGCATATAGATTCATCAATGCATTGCACAAACTAGAATCCCCAACCAAACCAGTCTCTATTGCTAAACAATGAAGCATTGAACATTTTCTCGAAAGATGTAGACTAGATAACGCAGAAGCTGCAAGTAAAAGCGTGGTTGAATCAAACTCATTTCCTTTATGAATCATCTCAATAAACAATCCAACAGCTGCAATGTAACGACCATTTTGATTCAAAGCAGTGATCATACTGTTCCAAACAATcacatctttctctttcaattcATCAAACAGACACGAAGAAGATACTAACTCCCCGGTTCTACCGTAAAACGTCAGAAGCTTCGAAGATGTAGCTAAATCTTGGAGTAAACCACACTTCAGAGCGAAACAATGGACACTCCTCGGAGTCTCTGTCTCTGTTCTCATCATAAAGGATCTAAGTACATCTCGTAAGAACATAAAGCTCGACTCCATAGTCCTATTCTCTCTCTCAGGCAATTCGTCGAACAGGTTATGGACAATAGGAGTAACCGGAGACAAAACAGAGGACGTGAAGTGTCGCTTATGTTTTCTCTTACTGAAGTAATAATTAGAACAATAGCCGGAAGGAGAATTCCAGCGAGAAATTGAATGCCTAAGAGAGTCGATTATGTGACCGGAACAATAAAGTCTCAGGCTTTTCGGGGAAATCGTAGAACTTCTTACCATCACCAACAACATCGGCGGTTTCCCGGCGCCGGCGAAAGAGCATGTAAAACTACGAATTGGGTATTTTATTGGGCCTACGTTATATATTGGGGctttttctcttatatattgggccttttctcttttaatgatttaattgTGACAAAAGCCTTAGATCAATGATTTAATTTGGGGATT includes:
- a CDS encoding Tetratricopeptide repeat (TPR)-like superfamily protein (Tetratricopeptide repeat (TPR)-like superfamily protein; CONTAINS InterPro DOMAIN/s: Pentatricopeptide repeat (InterPro:IPR002885); BEST Arabidopsis thaliana protein match is: Tetratricopeptide repeat (TPR)-like superfamily protein (TAIR:AT1G16480.1); Has 48464 Blast hits to 12375 proteins in 167 species: Archae - 0; Bacteria - 4; Metazoa - 37; Fungi - 15; Plants - 47999; Viruses - 0; Other Eukaryotes - 409 (source: NCBI BLink).); its protein translation is MLLVMVRSSTISPKSLRLYCSGHIIDSLRHSISRWNSPSGYCSNYYFSKRKHKRHFTSSVLSPVTPIVHNLFDELPERENRTMESSFMFLRDVLRSFMMRTETETPRSVHCFALKCGLLQDLATSSKLLTFYGRTGELVSSSCLFDELKEKDVIVWNSMITALNQNGRYIAAVGLFIEMIHKGNEFDSTTLLLAASALSSLHLSRKCSMLHCLAIETGLVGDSSLCNALMNLYAKGENLSSAECVFTHMEHRDIVSWNTIMTKCLANGHPRKSLQYFKSMTGSGQEADTVTFSCVISACSSIEELTLGESLHGLVIKSGYSPEAHVSVGNSIISMYSKCGDTEAAETVFEELVCRDVISSNAILNGFAANGMFEEAFGILNQMQSVDKIQPDIATVVSITSICGDLSFSREGRAVHGYTVRMEMQSRALEVINSVIDMYGKCGLTTQAELLFKTTTHRDLVSWNSMISAFSQNGFTHKAKNLFKEVVSEYSCSKFSLSTVLAILTSCDSSDSLIFGKSVHCWLQKLGFGDNMLSANSVINMYIGCRDLTSAFLRLETMSETRDLTSWNSVISGCASSGHHLESLRAFQAMSREGKIRHDLITLLGTISASGNLGLVLQGRCFHGLAIKSLRELDTQLQNTLITMYGRCKDIESAVKVFGLISDPNLCSWNCVISALSQNKAGREVFQLFRNLKLEPNEITFVGLLSASTQLGSTSYGMQAHCHLIRRGFQANPFVSAALVDMYSSCGMLETGMKVFRNSGVNSISAWNSVISAHGFHGMGEKAMELFKELSSNSEMEPNKSSFISLLSACSHSGFIDEGLSYYKQMEEKFGVKPVTEHRVWIVDMLGRAGKLREAYEFITGIGEPQKAGVWGALLSACNYHGDTKLGKEVAEVLFEMEPDNASYYISLANTYVGLGGWEEAVRLRKMVEDNALKKLPGYSVIDVRCLDTVS